TTATCCAATTGATTTGAAATCATCTTTAATCTTGGCTCAACTTCCAGCTAATAGATTGCAACACTGTTCTACACCTGCATCTTCAGCATGGGTCTATTTATAGCTTGATAGAGATATATGGGTGGGGCCTAGGTGTTGATTTGGTTTGAGGCAATGGACTTTGGGGACAATGCTTGTTTGCTTCATGGGTTGTATACTTACCTTTAAATCCTCATATGATTCCAAAATAAACTATTAATGGCATTCTCTCTTATTTCCAGGAATATTTTGAGAAAACTAATCAGAAAACCCATCCCAAATCAAGAGATGGGCATGCCATGCATGTGGTTTCACCTAGGCATGCTCTGTTTCCAAATTCATTCCTACCtggttttcacctttttcatgCTTGTCAATAGTTTTATCAGTGTGAGAACTGCTGTATCTGCACCAGAGATCCTGAAAACCTAGGGGCAGACCTTTACAGTTTCTTTGTACAGCTTATGGTTCCAAGAAAGTGGGTTAACAGGTTGGCGGCCATCTTGAAATCCAAGATGGCAGATTCCAATCAATTTCACAATTGCCTCAATGAACTCATAGCCCCTTAACACATTGGGGTAGACCTAAAAATTTTTTCTTCCTACGATTTATGGTTTTGGAGATATAAAACGCAGGTAACAGGTTGATGACCATTTTGAAATCCAAGATGGCGAACACAAACACTGTTATAAATGGCTTTATTGAATCCGCAGATCCTTAAAAAATGGGGGTTGATCTTGAAAGTAACTTTGTATCTGCCATATTAAGGGAGATATTACATAAATAGGTTTAGCAAGTCGGCCATAATTGAATTCAAGATAGCAACTACCAGGGGGCTAAGATTTTTGGGATACTCCTCTTAAATCAATTCTATGGTCATATACGATGACCATATCTTACGATGTCTCTACCAAATTTGGTGCTTTCCTGAAAAAGTGAACTATTGACCCCAAATTTTGGTCTTATCCGCCTAAATAACTGAACATGTTTCACTACAATGTGTCAACAACCTCAGTCTCTCTTTTACTCTATGAACTCTCTTCCTCctacattctctctctctctctctctctctctctctctctctctctctctctctctctctctctctctctctctctctctcacatctcTGAGATACGTAATCTAAAGTCTCCGGACCTGATCCACCTGCAGCGATTCAGAGAATCAATCTGTCTGTGCtatccttttctctccttctatccCCTCATCCCAACCAGAATATCAGAAATCCACCATCTCTGAGCATGGTTCtccaaaggtttcttccttttaaataGGAGTtgttcctttccacagttgcttatgATTGTTCATGCGGATCTGtttttctgggttttctctgtacaAGTGCCgagaaatgactgtttttggCACAACATAAacaaagttgaattgaattgaggAGTTTAATGAAACGTCATTTTCTGAAATACTGTTCTTGGCATTGTGCTACTACAACCTATGAATAGTCATTTTACTCTTGATGCTGAAAATCTCACTCACCTTTTATGTTCCAGGTCTACTCCTGTTTATCTCTGGGCATCTCTGTTGGTCTGGGTAAAGGGGAACCATCTGGTAACCCGCCGTCCTGTAACAAAGTCCTGAAACATGAAGGCCTCTCTGTGTCATATGGCTCCGGTCTTCATCAACACCACACAGAAGTGGCAGGGGGGAGTGGCTGGCTTGGGGCATTTTCACTCACCCATAATGATTCATTGGGCTTCACAGGCTGGTTAAAGACCCTGAAAGACCACCCTGATGTTGTCTCATACTCCCTTCATCCAATGTATTACTtggtacaaaatgaaaaaaagagatcAGGGATGAAAGCTGCCATAGAACAATATTTACTGGACCATGCTATGAAGTTACCTTCAGAGCCaagctgttccagctgctgcccCAGAAAGACCAGGACGGGGACACTGACAGTGACCATAGTGAGAGGCTGGAATCTGTACGGAGATTTTATGGGCACAACTGACAGGTGATTCAGTCAGTGCTTGAGCTctttgagattaaaaaaaaaacaaaaacaaaacaatagttAACACAATACTTCTAATTTTCTACCCCCATAGCTATGCTAAGATGTGGTACGGCAACCATGATCGAAGAACTCACATGATCGAGTCAGACGACCCACAGTGGAATGCCGGTTTTTCTCTGGGAATGGTCAGTATCCCTACTCctaaataatgtattttttaagTGAGTGCAAATTGTCTTCAGTATGGAAGAACTGAATTATCCAAAACAATGGCAATCatcctgtttttaaaaaagtataaCTCAGCGAATGAAGCATCTTTAAACCAATGACGATACCAGTTTTAAGATGGaatgaaaatctgttttccCAGGAAATTTATTACAATAATGGTCTTCAGCTAAATTCAATAgttaatttgatgttttttttcatgaaggTGGACACTGACTTAGATTTAATGGTCGAAGCTTGGGATGAAGACCCGTCGTATGATGACATTTTGGGTTCATGTTCGAGAAGACTTCGCCAAGGgacacacagtttctcctgCTCAACCCTCAGTGGTGGCTTTGAGGTCCGGTACACTCTCACCTGTGACCGTTACCTGACTGGAGAGCTATGTGAGCGTTATAAACCATCTCCAAACTAAAGTGTATGCTGTGCCTGTGCAT
The nucleotide sequence above comes from Salarias fasciatus chromosome 6, fSalaFa1.1, whole genome shotgun sequence. Encoded proteins:
- the LOC115389781 gene encoding perforin-1-like, which encodes MVSLTLPAVYLSLLLFLWSHSPVFPCQIGNFAQCESAPFVPGHNLVGEGFDVVTLRPTGYYMVDVKTFLTPNRTCMLCSNRLQDNRLQKLPVSALDWRAFTRCDTNIDGSMHTSVSSLMNTYTSQDSSNWQIGLNLSSAKMNVGGTQSSLYNFASRRTSEDRYTFISHRVTCSHYGYRVSNSPRLSSEFIQDLARLPSVYNTFSKSLYRDLIHTYGTHYIRQVYLGGRLRRVTAARTCLFTLNGLSSSEVYSCLSLGISVGLGKGEPSGNPPSCNKVLKHEGLSVSYGSGLHQHHTEVAGGSGWLGAFSLTHNDSLGFTGWLKTLKDHPDVVSYSLHPMYYLVQNEKKRSGMKAAIEQYLLDHAMKLPSEPSCSSCCPRKTRTGTLTVTIVRGWNLYGDFMGTTDSYAKMWYGNHDRRTHMIESDDPQWNAGFSLGMVDTDLDLMVEAWDEDPSYDDILGSCSRRLRQGTHSFSCSTLSGGFEVRYTLTCDRYLTGELCERYKPSPN